The following are from one region of the Biomphalaria glabrata chromosome 4, xgBioGlab47.1, whole genome shotgun sequence genome:
- the LOC106076326 gene encoding uncharacterized protein LOC106076326 isoform X1: MELKYPLILTLFIVSVKSDCESIINFCERDRLNRPGLTCMYVKEGVDCIVNKGCDLKTYDKIKNFTESWTKILKERNCSISLKELMWIKECSDCSQHCFDFIKDDITFLSPYTAEQSINDENFCQNFVSFEKCISAEGCYIRDITFPEIPSEIWNKQFRAQKCTFTLEELEKGNGNTVLRASYKYLVVLVTMIGTVVFW; this comes from the exons ATGGAGCTTAAGTATCCTCTAATTTTAACACTGTTCATTGTTTCCGTGAAATCAG atTGTGAATCAATTATCAATTTTTGTGAAAGGGATCGTTTAAATAGGCCCGGTTTGACGTGCAT GTATGTTAAAGAAGGCGTGGACTGTATCGTTAATAAAGGTTGTGATCTAAAAACTtacgacaaaataaaaaattttactgAGAGTTGGACAAAAATCCTTAAAGAGAGAAACTGTT CAATTTCTCTTAAAGAACTAATGTGGA tAAAAGAGTGTTCTGATTGTTCTCAACATTgttttgattttattaaagACGACATTACATTTTTAAGTCCGTACACAGCAGAGCAAAGTATCAACGACGAGAACTTTTGTCa aaattttgtttcctttgaaaaatgtatttctgcTGAAGGCTGCTATATAAGAGATATAACCTTCCCAGAAATACCCTCTGAAATATGGAATAAACAATTTCGGGCTCAAAAATGTA ctTTCACGCTTGAAGAACTGGAGAAGG gCAATGGCAATACGGTCCTACGAGCTTCCTACAAATATCTGGTAGTACTGGTAACAATGATTGGTACAGTTGTGTTCTGGTGA
- the LOC106076326 gene encoding uncharacterized protein LOC106076326 isoform X2, producing MELKYPLILTLFIVSVKSDCESIINFCERDRLNRPGLTCMYVKEGVDCIVNKGCDLKTYDKIKNFTESWTKILKERNCSISLKELMWTFTLEELEKGNGNTVLRASYKYLVVLVTMIGTVVFW from the exons ATGGAGCTTAAGTATCCTCTAATTTTAACACTGTTCATTGTTTCCGTGAAATCAG atTGTGAATCAATTATCAATTTTTGTGAAAGGGATCGTTTAAATAGGCCCGGTTTGACGTGCAT GTATGTTAAAGAAGGCGTGGACTGTATCGTTAATAAAGGTTGTGATCTAAAAACTtacgacaaaataaaaaattttactgAGAGTTGGACAAAAATCCTTAAAGAGAGAAACTGTT CAATTTCTCTTAAAGAACTAATGTGGA ctTTCACGCTTGAAGAACTGGAGAAGG gCAATGGCAATACGGTCCTACGAGCTTCCTACAAATATCTGGTAGTACTGGTAACAATGATTGGTACAGTTGTGTTCTGGTGA